Proteins from one Mucilaginibacter jinjuensis genomic window:
- a CDS encoding glycoside hydrolase family 3 C-terminal domain-containing protein, protein MPLQKLFKLTFTKACCLLLLAVGQVASAQYRYPFQNPELPVEDRITNLLSLLNTEEKINCLGTNPTVERLGIKGTGHVEGLHGLSMGVIGNWGGKTPVPTTIFPQSIGLAETWSPELLQQAAAIEAKETRYIFQSAKYHKGGLVVRAPNADLGRDPRWGRTEESYGEDAVFNATMVVSYIKGLQGNNSKYWETAALMKHFLANSNENSRDSSNSVFDDRLFNEYYGYTFHKGIVQGGSRAYMASYNKVNGIPQAVNPMLRRITIDQWGENGIICTDGGAYKLLFTAHHYAATPEEIAADCIKAGINQFLDTYKAGVKGALDKKLITEAEIDQNLRGVFRVMIKLGQLDPPEMNPYSSIKDGPEPWLSSEHRDFARLITQKSIVLLKNENNFLPLDKNKAGTVAIVGPRSAEVLQDWYSGTPPYSVSPLEGIKNKVSSQVNVIHTTDNAVAVSMAKSADVVIVCVGNNPSGNLGWKKVDGPTEGREAVDRESISLDSLQEDLIKKLHAVNPHIVMVLVSSFPYAINWEQENIPAILHITHCSQELGNALADVIYGDVNPGGRLVQTWPKSLDQLPPMMDYNIRYGRTYMYLKDTPLYPFGYGLSYTTFQYGNLQSTNKLNAKDSLTVSIDISNTGAHEGDEVVQLYVKYLKSKVERPIKELKAFKRITLKAGEKKTVQLKIAGADLAYWNTGKNKFVVENEPVELMVGSSSADIKETKVIEIKN, encoded by the coding sequence ATGCCACTTCAAAAACTATTTAAGCTAACGTTTACAAAGGCGTGTTGCCTGCTGTTGCTTGCCGTTGGGCAGGTTGCATCTGCGCAATATCGCTACCCGTTTCAAAACCCGGAACTGCCGGTTGAGGACAGGATCACCAACTTGCTTTCATTATTAAATACGGAAGAAAAGATCAACTGTTTGGGTACCAACCCAACTGTCGAGCGCTTAGGTATCAAAGGCACAGGCCATGTAGAAGGACTGCACGGTTTATCAATGGGTGTAATTGGCAATTGGGGCGGCAAAACGCCTGTGCCTACAACTATATTCCCACAAAGTATAGGTTTGGCCGAAACCTGGAGCCCGGAGCTATTGCAGCAGGCTGCAGCCATCGAGGCCAAAGAGACACGATACATTTTCCAATCAGCAAAATATCATAAAGGCGGCCTGGTAGTGCGTGCGCCCAATGCCGATTTGGGCCGCGACCCACGCTGGGGCCGTACCGAAGAAAGCTACGGCGAAGATGCGGTATTTAACGCTACCATGGTGGTAAGCTATATTAAAGGCTTGCAGGGCAACAACTCCAAATACTGGGAAACCGCTGCATTGATGAAACACTTTTTGGCTAATAGTAACGAGAACAGTCGCGATAGCAGTAACTCTGTGTTTGATGACCGTTTATTTAACGAGTATTATGGATATACCTTCCATAAAGGCATTGTGCAGGGTGGTTCGCGGGCATACATGGCATCATACAATAAGGTAAACGGCATACCACAGGCGGTGAACCCGATGCTCAGAAGAATTACCATTGACCAGTGGGGCGAAAATGGTATTATTTGCACAGACGGCGGCGCTTATAAATTATTATTCACAGCGCATCACTACGCCGCAACACCCGAAGAAATAGCGGCAGATTGTATTAAGGCCGGCATCAACCAATTCCTGGATACTTACAAAGCAGGTGTAAAAGGGGCGCTGGATAAAAAGCTAATTACAGAAGCCGAGATCGATCAAAATCTTCGCGGAGTATTCCGGGTGATGATAAAACTGGGGCAGCTGGATCCACCGGAGATGAATCCATACTCATCTATAAAAGATGGACCGGAGCCATGGCTGAGCAGCGAGCATCGTGACTTTGCCAGGTTGATCACCCAAAAATCAATTGTGTTGTTAAAGAACGAGAACAATTTTTTACCACTCGATAAAAATAAGGCAGGCACGGTTGCCATCGTAGGCCCGCGCTCGGCCGAGGTGTTGCAGGATTGGTATAGTGGTACACCGCCTTATAGCGTTAGTCCGCTGGAGGGGATTAAGAATAAAGTATCCAGTCAGGTTAATGTGATCCATACAACTGATAACGCCGTTGCGGTTAGTATGGCAAAATCAGCCGATGTGGTGATTGTATGCGTAGGCAACAATCCATCCGGAAATCTGGGTTGGAAAAAAGTAGATGGCCCAACCGAAGGCCGCGAAGCAGTTGACCGCGAAAGTATCTCGCTCGATTCATTACAGGAAGATCTGATTAAGAAATTGCATGCTGTAAACCCACACATTGTAATGGTACTGGTGAGCAGTTTTCCTTATGCTATTAACTGGGAACAAGAAAACATCCCTGCTATCCTACATATCACCCATTGCAGCCAGGAGTTGGGCAATGCTTTGGCCGATGTTATTTACGGCGATGTAAATCCCGGCGGCCGGCTGGTACAAACCTGGCCAAAATCGCTCGATCAATTGCCGCCGATGATGGATTACAACATCAGGTATGGCCGCACTTACATGTATTTGAAAGATACGCCACTGTATCCCTTTGGTTATGGATTAAGCTATACCACATTTCAGTATGGTAACCTGCAATCGACAAACAAACTAAATGCTAAGGACAGTTTAACCGTAAGTATCGATATAAGTAATACCGGTGCACACGAAGGCGACGAGGTAGTGCAGCTTTACGTAAAGTACCTGAAATCGAAAGTAGAACGACCGATCAAAGAATTAAAAGCCTTCAAACGGATTACCCTGAAAGCAGGCGAAAAGAAAACCGTTCAACTTAAAATAGCGGGAGCAGACCTAGCATACTGGAATACGGGTAAAAACAAATTTGTGGTTGAGAATGAGCCCGTCGAATTGATGGTCGGCAGTTCATCAGCAGATATAAAAGAGACAAAAGTAATCGAGATTAAAAATTAA
- the galA gene encoding beta-galactosidase GalA has protein sequence MNIKRIGVKYKLIILFCCIQLSAWAQSERQHISFDKNWSFAYGHPSDTKKDFDTGTGYFSFYAKAGYADGGADPEFDDRAWRKLDLPHDWAVEQPFSKKGSFSHGFKAIGRNFPDASVGWYRKSFTIPAADLGKRIHIAFDGVFRNSIVWVNGHYLGNELSGYNGFEYDISEYLNYGGNNVIAVRVDATMEEGWFYEGAGIYRHVWLNKTNELHVPTNGTFVTTNVKGPSADVKAVVTVNNDAKSVKNFSIRQTIINPQGKALAPATIDNVSLNPFENKDFTISLPVENAQLWSIEMPTLYHLRTEILEGGKVIDQYDTRFGIRTIRFDNNEGFFLNGKHVKIKGTNNHQDHAGVGSAMPDALQIFRIKALKALGFNAYRCSHNPPTPELLDACDSLGMVVIDENRLMGITDTHFGNLKYLITRDRNHPSIISWSIGNEEWHIENNIIGAHIATQMQAYAKSIDSTRAITAAFSGGWGQGLSGVMDLIGLNYIAQEDPDAQHKKFPAQKIWGTEEGSTFATRGVYFTNDSLHMMAAYDKKPRPNAYSIEEGWNYYAKRPFTAGMFIWTGFDYRGEPTPYGWPSIGSYFGMLDQCGFPKDDAWYLRSWWGNEAVLHLLPHWNWKGKEGQPIDVWAYSNCDEVELFLNGKSQGKKPMPVNGHLEWKVAYAPGKLEAIGYKAGKKILTDFVQTTGEVQNISLSADKPVIAADGKDLAMITVSVKDKKGLAVPTASNNVSFSITGPGKIIGVGNGDPTSLEADKYIETIKTIEITGLKEKVVEDISNRAETALNYDDSKWDAAFKAERNADFGKRVHALVYRGKFNLDAVADKDQLTLFFKSIGKNQSVYINGQPVGVNLTDTTNRSEFKLDKKLLKSGTNEISIVCKPLIKPNAWTEVNQSPGLIQILTPAATWNRNLFNGLAQVIIQSTGEVGEIKLTAVANDAKTAVLSIKLQQYPNNK, from the coding sequence ATGAATATTAAAAGAATTGGTGTGAAATATAAATTGATAATACTTTTTTGCTGTATTCAGCTATCGGCATGGGCACAGTCAGAAAGACAACATATCTCATTTGATAAAAATTGGAGCTTTGCTTACGGGCATCCTTCAGATACCAAAAAGGATTTTGATACAGGAACAGGCTATTTCTCGTTCTACGCTAAAGCCGGTTATGCCGATGGTGGGGCCGATCCCGAATTTGACGACCGTGCCTGGCGCAAACTGGATCTGCCGCACGACTGGGCTGTTGAACAACCTTTCAGCAAAAAAGGAAGTTTTAGTCACGGGTTTAAAGCCATTGGCCGAAATTTTCCCGATGCCAGTGTGGGCTGGTACCGCAAATCATTCACTATCCCGGCTGCTGATTTAGGCAAGCGCATCCATATTGCTTTTGATGGTGTGTTTCGCAATTCAATAGTGTGGGTTAACGGCCATTACCTCGGCAACGAACTCAGCGGCTACAATGGTTTTGAATACGATATTTCGGAATATTTGAATTATGGCGGCAATAACGTAATTGCCGTGCGGGTTGATGCTACGATGGAAGAGGGCTGGTTTTACGAAGGAGCAGGCATCTACCGTCACGTTTGGCTCAACAAAACCAATGAACTTCACGTACCCACTAACGGTACTTTTGTTACCACTAATGTTAAAGGCCCCAGTGCCGATGTAAAGGCAGTTGTAACGGTAAATAATGATGCTAAGTCGGTCAAAAATTTTAGTATCAGGCAAACGATTATTAATCCGCAGGGGAAAGCATTGGCTCCGGCGACTATTGATAATGTATCACTAAATCCGTTTGAAAACAAAGATTTTACTATCAGTTTACCGGTTGAAAATGCTCAGCTCTGGTCTATAGAAATGCCAACGCTTTATCATTTGCGCACCGAGATACTGGAGGGTGGAAAAGTAATAGATCAATATGATACCCGCTTTGGTATCCGTACTATCCGTTTCGATAATAACGAAGGGTTCTTCTTGAATGGTAAACATGTAAAAATAAAAGGCACCAATAATCACCAGGACCATGCAGGAGTGGGTTCGGCTATGCCGGATGCTTTGCAGATCTTCAGGATAAAAGCTTTAAAGGCACTGGGCTTCAATGCCTACCGCTGCTCGCACAATCCGCCAACTCCCGAATTGCTGGATGCCTGCGATAGCCTGGGCATGGTGGTGATTGACGAAAATAGGTTAATGGGAATCACAGATACACACTTTGGTAACCTGAAATATTTAATCACCAGGGATCGTAACCATCCGAGCATAATCAGCTGGTCGATAGGGAACGAAGAATGGCATATCGAGAATAATATCATCGGTGCACATATTGCTACACAAATGCAAGCTTATGCTAAAAGTATCGATTCAACACGTGCTATAACCGCAGCTTTTAGCGGCGGCTGGGGGCAAGGTTTGTCGGGCGTGATGGATTTGATCGGCTTAAATTATATCGCCCAGGAAGACCCTGATGCGCAGCATAAAAAGTTTCCTGCACAAAAGATTTGGGGCACAGAAGAGGGCTCAACCTTTGCAACTCGTGGCGTTTATTTTACCAATGATAGCCTGCACATGATGGCTGCCTACGATAAAAAGCCACGCCCAAATGCTTACAGTATTGAAGAAGGCTGGAACTATTATGCCAAACGCCCTTTCACAGCCGGCATGTTTATCTGGACAGGCTTTGATTACCGGGGCGAGCCTACGCCTTATGGCTGGCCATCAATCGGTTCATATTTTGGGATGCTGGATCAATGCGGTTTCCCTAAAGATGATGCCTGGTATTTAAGGAGCTGGTGGGGTAACGAAGCTGTTTTACACCTGTTACCGCACTGGAACTGGAAAGGCAAAGAAGGCCAGCCGATTGATGTTTGGGCCTACAGCAATTGCGATGAAGTAGAGTTGTTTTTAAACGGCAAAAGTCAGGGCAAAAAGCCCATGCCGGTTAACGGACATTTGGAGTGGAAGGTAGCCTATGCACCTGGCAAACTGGAAGCTATTGGTTATAAAGCAGGTAAGAAAATTTTGACCGACTTTGTACAAACTACCGGCGAGGTTCAAAATATCAGCCTAAGTGCGGATAAACCAGTTATAGCTGCTGATGGTAAAGATTTAGCCATGATAACGGTATCTGTTAAAGATAAAAAGGGATTGGCTGTACCTACAGCGTCAAACAATGTTTCATTCAGCATCACCGGTCCGGGCAAAATTATTGGTGTGGGTAATGGCGATCCAACTTCGTTAGAGGCTGATAAGTATATAGAAACTATCAAGACCATTGAAATAACCGGATTAAAAGAGAAGGTGGTTGAAGATATCAGCAACCGAGCCGAAACTGCTTTAAACTACGACGACAGCAAATGGGACGCTGCCTTTAAAGCTGAACGTAATGCTGATTTTGGCAAAAGGGTTCACGCCTTGGTTTATCGTGGGAAATTCAATTTAGATGCTGTTGCCGATAAAGATCAGTTGACCTTGTTCTTTAAAAGTATTGGTAAAAATCAATCAGTTTATATCAACGGTCAGCCGGTTGGTGTTAATTTAACGGATACTACAAACCGTAGCGAATTTAAACTGGATAAGAAATTGTTAAAGTCAGGCACTAACGAAATTTCCATTGTATGCAAGCCATTAATTAAGCCCAATGCCTGGACAGAAGTGAACCAATCGCCGGGATTAATCCAAATTTTAACCCCTGCTGCAACCTGGAATAGAAACTTGTTTAACGGTTTGGCTCAGGTTATTATCCAATCGACCGGCGAAGTGGGTGAAATTAAACTTACAGCGGTGGCAAATGATGCAAAAACGGCTGTGTTAAGTATTAAACTTCAGCAGTATCCAAACAATAAATAA
- a CDS encoding VCBS repeat-containing protein, protein MNKYYLLSFLLLVLLSSSCKKHTLFEQISSSHSGIHFNNQIIETDTINPLDAVNIYNGGGVGVGDFNNDGLQDLYFSGNMVSNKLYINKGDFKFEDITDKAGVGGMGRWGRGVAVVDINNDGLMDIYVCNTLYSDPVKLRNLLYINQGNDKDGIPHFKEMAKAYGLDISQQSTMASFFDYDNDGDLDMYLTVNSASASYNPNLFGPAAGRTMSKSLGKLYRNDWDEQLHHAVFHDVSVQAGINLDGYGHAATTVDINNDGWKDIYVSNDFASNNILYINNHDGTFTNRSNEYFKHTSYNAMGQDIVDINNDGLADVVELDMNPEDNYRKKMMLGANSYETFQNFDVYGYQYQYVRNTMQINQGPRLGEHGQIGSPVFSEVGFLSGIAQTDWSWTPMVVDFNNDGFRDLIVTNGFPKDVSDHDFMTYRSQAYAVTSKKTVLGQIPEVKLHNYAFMNGGNLAFQDVSKDWGLELPTFSNGAAYADLDNDGAMDMIINNINDEALVYRNTSRDDKKLADKVHYFQIGFKGDKNNKNGLGAIANIYYDHGKHQVYENDPYRGYLSSVQAMAHFGLGNVNVLDSVVVKWPDGKKQKMLNVKADQKIIADIANARDNYSSTQPQIDTKALFKEVSDSLGIHYKSKDANFIDFNIQKLMPHKLSEYTPALASGDIDGNGLDDIIIGGDAYNQAQIFFQQADGKFKQRDLLTTKTIVSKRFTDAGMILFDANGDGSLDLYIASGGYETQANSPEYQDRLYHNDGKGNFTLATDAIPINYTSKLCVRACDYNKDGKPDLFISGRVEPWNYPKPVSSIILRNDSDNGHVKFTDVTAQVAPALKNIGLVCDALFTDFDNDGWPDLIMAGEWMPVTFLKNEHGKFVNVTPQSGVGDKQGWWNSLVAGDFRHTGRTDYIIGNLGENSLFKASDQYPVYITAKDFDKNGAYTAIPSIYLPDKNGDKKEFPVPGRDDILKQMISLKKKFTNYKSYATATMDEVFSPEQMKGAIKLKANLLKSCFLRNDGNGKFSLIPLPVEAQVSVLNGMETGDFDGDGNLDVIINGNDFGTDVSIGRYDALNGLMLKGDGKGGFKPLSILQSGIYIPGNGKALVKLRDKNGNELLAASQNKDFLKVFQLNGAAKTISVKPTDVYALIQYKNGKISKQEFSYGSSFLSQSARYVKMDETIKCVTIFDNAGNKRAVMNSK, encoded by the coding sequence ATGAATAAGTATTACCTGCTTAGCTTTTTATTGCTTGTTCTGCTATCGTCATCGTGCAAAAAGCATACGTTATTTGAGCAGATCTCTTCTTCGCATTCAGGAATCCATTTTAATAACCAGATTATTGAAACAGATACCATAAACCCTTTAGACGCCGTAAATATTTACAACGGCGGCGGGGTAGGTGTTGGCGATTTTAATAACGACGGCCTGCAGGATCTTTACTTTTCGGGTAATATGGTTTCGAACAAACTATACATCAACAAAGGCGATTTTAAGTTCGAAGATATTACCGATAAAGCAGGTGTGGGCGGCATGGGCCGCTGGGGGCGCGGTGTTGCAGTGGTTGACATTAACAACGACGGCTTAATGGATATATACGTTTGCAATACCTTGTATTCAGACCCGGTTAAGTTGCGTAACCTGTTATATATTAATCAGGGGAATGATAAAGATGGTATCCCTCACTTTAAAGAAATGGCTAAGGCTTATGGATTGGATATCAGTCAGCAATCAACCATGGCAAGCTTTTTTGATTATGATAACGATGGTGATTTGGATATGTACCTTACGGTAAACAGCGCATCGGCCAGTTATAATCCTAATTTATTTGGCCCGGCGGCTGGGCGTACCATGTCTAAAAGCCTGGGTAAACTATATCGCAACGATTGGGATGAGCAATTGCACCACGCCGTGTTTCATGACGTATCTGTACAAGCGGGCATCAACCTCGATGGTTACGGCCACGCAGCCACCACCGTCGATATTAACAACGACGGCTGGAAAGACATTTATGTATCTAACGATTTTGCATCCAACAATATCCTGTACATCAACAACCACGATGGTACTTTTACCAACCGCTCTAACGAGTATTTTAAACATACTTCGTACAATGCCATGGGCCAAGATATTGTTGATATAAACAACGATGGCCTTGCCGATGTGGTAGAGTTGGACATGAACCCCGAGGATAACTACCGTAAAAAAATGATGCTGGGTGCTAACAGCTACGAAACCTTCCAAAACTTTGATGTTTATGGTTATCAGTACCAATATGTGCGCAACACCATGCAAATTAACCAGGGCCCGAGGCTTGGTGAGCATGGACAAATAGGCAGCCCGGTTTTTAGTGAGGTTGGTTTTTTAAGCGGCATTGCCCAAACAGACTGGAGTTGGACACCAATGGTTGTAGACTTTAATAACGATGGGTTCCGCGACCTGATTGTGACCAACGGTTTCCCTAAAGATGTATCTGATCATGATTTTATGACGTACCGGTCGCAGGCTTACGCCGTAACGTCCAAAAAAACGGTACTGGGCCAGATTCCCGAAGTTAAACTGCATAACTATGCATTTATGAATGGCGGCAACCTTGCCTTTCAGGATGTGAGTAAAGATTGGGGGTTGGAATTGCCTACCTTCTCTAACGGGGCCGCCTATGCCGATCTGGATAATGATGGTGCGATGGATATGATCATCAATAACATTAATGATGAAGCATTGGTGTACCGCAATACATCGCGCGATGATAAAAAACTGGCAGATAAAGTCCACTATTTTCAGATTGGTTTTAAGGGCGATAAAAACAATAAAAATGGCCTGGGAGCCATCGCCAATATTTATTACGACCACGGCAAACACCAGGTATACGAGAACGACCCATACCGGGGATATTTATCAAGCGTGCAGGCAATGGCGCATTTTGGTTTGGGTAATGTAAACGTGCTCGATTCGGTAGTGGTTAAATGGCCTGATGGCAAAAAGCAGAAAATGCTGAACGTTAAAGCCGACCAAAAAATTATCGCAGACATTGCTAACGCCAGGGATAATTATTCATCAACCCAACCTCAAATTGATACCAAGGCATTATTTAAAGAAGTAAGCGATTCGTTAGGCATTCATTACAAAAGCAAGGATGCCAATTTTATCGATTTCAATATCCAGAAACTGATGCCGCATAAACTGTCGGAATATACACCGGCGCTGGCCTCGGGCGATATTGATGGGAACGGACTGGATGATATTATTATCGGTGGCGATGCTTATAACCAGGCACAGATCTTTTTTCAACAGGCCGATGGTAAATTCAAGCAACGCGATCTGTTAACCACAAAAACAATAGTTAGCAAAAGATTTACCGATGCCGGTATGATATTGTTTGATGCCAATGGTGATGGCAGCCTTGATTTGTACATTGCCAGCGGGGGATACGAAACACAGGCTAATAGCCCTGAATACCAGGACAGGCTTTATCACAACGATGGCAAAGGCAATTTTACCCTTGCCACAGATGCTATCCCAATAAATTACACCAGCAAGCTATGTGTACGTGCTTGCGATTACAATAAAGACGGAAAACCTGATCTGTTTATATCTGGCAGGGTAGAGCCTTGGAATTATCCTAAACCGGTATCAAGTATTATATTGAGAAACGACAGCGACAACGGCCATGTAAAATTTACCGATGTTACTGCACAGGTAGCTCCGGCCTTAAAAAATATCGGCTTGGTTTGTGATGCCTTGTTTACCGATTTTGACAACGACGGTTGGCCTGATTTGATTATGGCCGGTGAGTGGATGCCTGTAACTTTCCTTAAAAATGAACATGGCAAATTTGTAAATGTAACGCCACAATCGGGCGTTGGCGATAAACAGGGTTGGTGGAACTCATTAGTGGCGGGCGATTTCCGCCACACAGGGCGTACCGATTATATTATAGGTAACCTGGGCGAGAACAGCCTTTTTAAAGCCAGCGACCAATATCCTGTTTACATCACCGCTAAAGATTTTGATAAGAACGGGGCCTACACGGCAATCCCGTCTATTTATCTGCCGGATAAAAATGGTGATAAAAAGGAATTTCCAGTACCGGGCAGGGACGATATTTTAAAGCAGATGATCAGCCTGAAGAAAAAATTTACCAACTATAAATCGTACGCCACGGCCACGATGGACGAGGTGTTTTCGCCCGAACAGATGAAAGGCGCAATAAAGTTAAAGGCCAACCTGCTTAAATCGTGCTTTCTGCGGAACGATGGCAATGGTAAATTTAGCCTAATCCCTTTACCGGTTGAAGCCCAGGTATCGGTATTAAACGGTATGGAAACCGGCGATTTTGATGGAGATGGCAACCTGGATGTAATCATCAACGGCAATGATTTTGGTACCGATGTATCGATAGGCCGTTATGATGCACTTAACGGATTAATGTTAAAAGGCGACGGCAAAGGTGGTTTTAAACCGCTGTCTATTCTGCAAAGTGGAATTTATATCCCGGGCAATGGTAAAGCATTAGTGAAATTGCGTGATAAAAATGGCAACGAACTTTTGGCAGCAAGCCAGAATAAAGACTTCTTAAAGGTGTTTCAATTAAACGGTGCTGCTAAAACTATTTCGGTTAAGCCAACAGATGTTTATGCTTTAATCCAATACAAAAACGGAAAAATCTCTAAGCAGGAGTTTAGTTATGGCAGCTCGTTCCTGTCGCAGTCGGCACGGTACGTTAAGATGGATGAGACCATAAAATGTGTTACTATTTTTGATAACGCCGGCAACAAAAGGGCGGTGATGAATTCGAAATAA
- a CDS encoding RagB/SusD family nutrient uptake outer membrane protein, whose protein sequence is MKLKKLNILIVSMAAAMMIPIGCKKGFLDQTSTSQFTADSYFQKASDGVALVNAIYDTYQNADLLKKSIWYYANFQTHDFYNWGADRFYNNYSIPVDFAPIEVFWARAYVGIARANSALPVIAEMQAKGILTKALGDRLTGEIYYLRGMTYYYLAASFGGVPLELKTGANAGLTPRSSQDEVFKQVVSDMTTAAGLLTWKEDLPTTEVGRATKGAAYAYLGAAQMWLKDYKDALTAFNMLNGHYTLLPKFIDVNEYDHQNSDESVFEVQFEVAGTQSWGAGNEVAWISDFSWPEEISNFGYDYANPGLYYSFQAGDTRKLATVIGPGDQNVSPGIIGRGGIAGYPLVVAGFGSKDPRYIGTDGKAINTCGTIALPWYGSDKGRTGFYCSKMWRDPTLDANSGSSTIFGAQNQILMRYAEVLLSKAECQIQTGDVSGGLATLKIVRDRAFGGSAPAIMQDGAKYDGTPASPITDPLQMVYSEYRHELSGEYSTFYDLRRAGVAAAFIKAAYGTVDNSTNPVANPNKLDPSNDGGIHGLYNTSLPTGRDLYPIPQVERGLNPNLTQNPAYGN, encoded by the coding sequence ATGAAATTAAAAAAACTAAATATCCTCATCGTTTCCATGGCTGCGGCAATGATGATTCCTATAGGCTGTAAGAAGGGTTTTCTGGATCAGACAAGTACTTCTCAGTTTACAGCCGATTCGTACTTCCAGAAAGCTTCTGATGGCGTGGCGCTCGTAAACGCAATTTATGATACCTATCAGAATGCCGATCTGTTAAAAAAATCGATCTGGTATTATGCAAATTTCCAGACGCATGATTTTTACAACTGGGGGGCCGACCGTTTCTATAATAACTACTCTATCCCGGTTGATTTTGCACCGATCGAGGTGTTCTGGGCCCGCGCTTACGTGGGTATAGCCCGTGCTAACTCTGCACTGCCTGTTATTGCTGAGATGCAGGCAAAGGGTATTCTTACAAAAGCATTGGGCGACCGTTTAACCGGTGAGATCTACTACCTGCGTGGCATGACCTACTATTATTTGGCAGCAAGTTTTGGCGGTGTACCTTTAGAGTTAAAAACAGGAGCCAACGCCGGTTTAACACCAAGAAGCAGCCAGGACGAGGTTTTTAAGCAAGTAGTATCAGACATGACAACTGCAGCAGGTTTATTAACCTGGAAAGAAGACCTGCCTACCACAGAAGTTGGCCGTGCTACCAAAGGAGCAGCTTACGCTTACCTGGGTGCAGCACAAATGTGGCTTAAAGATTATAAAGATGCGCTGACCGCCTTTAACATGTTAAACGGACACTACACTTTATTGCCGAAATTTATTGATGTAAACGAGTACGATCACCAAAATAGCGATGAGTCTGTTTTTGAAGTACAGTTTGAAGTTGCGGGTACCCAAAGCTGGGGCGCAGGTAACGAAGTTGCCTGGATCTCTGACTTTAGCTGGCCCGAAGAAATATCAAACTTTGGTTATGATTATGCTAACCCGGGTTTATATTATTCTTTCCAGGCAGGGGATACGCGTAAACTGGCAACCGTTATTGGTCCTGGTGATCAAAACGTTAGTCCGGGCATAATTGGCAGGGGCGGTATTGCCGGTTACCCATTAGTGGTAGCAGGTTTTGGCAGCAAAGATCCGCGTTATATCGGCACTGATGGTAAAGCGATTAATACTTGCGGTACAATAGCTTTGCCTTGGTATGGATCGGACAAAGGCCGTACAGGTTTCTATTGCTCTAAAATGTGGAGAGACCCTACGCTGGATGCTAACTCAGGTTCGTCGACCATATTTGGTGCGCAAAACCAGATCCTGATGCGTTATGCCGAAGTTTTATTAAGCAAAGCAGAATGCCAGATCCAGACAGGCGATGTGAGCGGCGGTTTAGCTACCCTTAAAATAGTGAGAGACCGTGCCTTCGGAGGCAGTGCCCCGGCCATAATGCAGGATGGCGCTAAATACGATGGTACACCGGCAAGCCCGATAACAGATCCGTTGCAAATGGTTTATAGCGAGTACCGTCACGAGCTTTCGGGCGAGTACTCTACCTTCTATGATCTTCGCCGTGCGGGTGTTGCAGCAGCATTTATTAAGGCAGCTTATGGTACTGTTGATAACAGCACTAATCCGGTAGCCAATCCGAATAAACTGGATCCAAGTAATGATGGTGGTATACATGGTTTGTATAATACATCATTACCGACCGGGCGCGATTTATACCCAATTCCGCAGGTTGAGCGTGGATTGAACCCTAACTTAACTCAAAACCCGGCTTACGGGAACTAA